Proteins encoded within one genomic window of Brachybacterium sp. P6-10-X1:
- a CDS encoding metallophosphoesterase translates to MRILHLSDTHLYGDPAARHYDRIDTTAALRGLLARCQDVPDLDAIIHTGDASEDGSAASYRLLHEILEPFAAAKDARLVVAMGNHDDSAVYGETIALGDRGTTVQDRVVPLPDGWRVVVLDTSVPGAGYGHLDPEQLLWLREVLAEPSASGSVLALHHPPLAAATPLLGALELDGLDELAAVLEGSDVQVVLSGHYHHEMTGQIAGVPVHVVPGVTNVVDPVTAGEREQSLALSGISLVELGAGAPRVITSVLPHAGDTLGDQDVPVYDVGPEQVAAIVQAAGR, encoded by the coding sequence ATGCGCATCCTCCACCTCAGCGACACCCATCTCTACGGCGACCCCGCGGCGAGGCACTATGACCGCATCGACACCACCGCAGCCCTGCGCGGACTCCTCGCCCGCTGCCAGGACGTCCCGGACCTCGACGCGATCATCCACACCGGGGACGCCTCCGAGGACGGCTCCGCGGCCAGCTACCGCCTGCTGCACGAGATCCTCGAGCCCTTCGCCGCCGCGAAGGACGCCCGGCTCGTCGTGGCGATGGGAAACCACGACGACTCCGCCGTCTACGGGGAGACCATCGCCCTCGGTGACCGCGGCACCACCGTCCAGGACCGCGTGGTCCCCCTGCCGGACGGGTGGCGGGTCGTCGTGCTCGATACGAGCGTTCCCGGCGCCGGGTACGGGCATCTGGACCCGGAGCAGCTCCTCTGGCTGCGCGAGGTCCTCGCCGAGCCGTCCGCGTCCGGCTCCGTCCTGGCCCTCCACCATCCGCCGCTGGCCGCCGCCACCCCGCTGCTGGGGGCCCTCGAGCTCGACGGGCTCGACGAGCTCGCCGCCGTGCTCGAGGGCTCCGATGTGCAGGTGGTGCTCTCGGGCCATTACCACCACGAGATGACGGGACAGATCGCCGGCGTCCCGGTCCACGTCGTCCCCGGGGTCACGAACGTCGTCGATCCCGTGACGGCGGGGGAGCGGGAGCAGTCCCTGGCGCTGTCGGGCATCTCGCTGGTGGAGCTCGGCGCAGGGGCGCCGCGGGTGATCACGTCCGTGCTTCCCCATGCCGGGGACACCCTCGGGGACCAGGACGTCCCGGTCTACGACGTCGGGCCGGAGCAGGTCGCGGCGATCGTGCAGGCCGCGGGGCGCTGA
- the groES gene encoding co-chaperone GroES: MSVSIKPLEDRVVVKPLEAEQTTASGLVIPDTAKEKPQEGEVVAVGAGRFDDKGDRIPMDVKLGDKVVFSKYGGTELKYGNEDYLVLGARDILAIIEA, encoded by the coding sequence ATGTCGGTCTCCATCAAGCCCCTCGAGGATCGCGTCGTCGTCAAGCCGCTCGAGGCCGAGCAGACCACGGCCTCCGGCCTGGTCATCCCGGACACCGCGAAGGAGAAGCCCCAGGAGGGCGAGGTCGTCGCCGTCGGCGCCGGCCGCTTCGACGACAAGGGCGATCGCATCCCCATGGACGTCAAGCTCGGCGACAAGGTCGTCTTCTCCAAGTACGGCGGCACCGAGCTGAAGTACGGCAACGAGGACTACCTCGTCCTGGGCGCCCGCGACATCCTCGCGATCATCGAGGCCTGA
- the groL gene encoding chaperonin GroEL (60 kDa chaperone family; promotes refolding of misfolded polypeptides especially under stressful conditions; forms two stacked rings of heptamers to form a barrel-shaped 14mer; ends can be capped by GroES; misfolded proteins enter the barrel where they are refolded when GroES binds): MAKEIIYDEDARRALERGVDKLANTVKVTLGPKGRNVVLDKKWGAPTITNDGVTIAREVELEDPYEDLGAQLTKEVATKTNDVAGDGTTTATILAQALVHEGLRNVTSGAAPAALKRGIEQAVQALSEKLGQIAHPVDGKEQIASVASVSSQDREIGELLAEAFDKVGKDGVITVEESSTTAMELDFTEGMQFDKGYISPHFVTDADRQEVVLEDAQVLLHQGKISAVADILPLLEKVVEGGKPLFVIAEDIDGEALSTLVVNKIRGAFKGAAVKAPAFGDRRKAMLQDIAVLTGAQVVTADLGLDLKTVGPEVLGHAGRVVATKDSTTIVGGAGDDQAVADRVAQIRGEIENTESDWDREKLQERLAKLAGGVSVIKVGAHTEVELKEKKMRIEDAVSATRAAIEEGIVAGGGSAIVQASSVLDGDLGLTGDEAVGVRAVARAVVEPLRWIAENAGDEGYVVVEKVKQSPVGTGLDAATGEYVDLAAAGIIDPVKVTRSALRNAASIAGMVLTTETLVIEKKDDED; the protein is encoded by the coding sequence ATGGCCAAGGAGATCATCTACGACGAGGATGCACGCCGCGCGCTCGAGCGCGGTGTCGACAAGCTCGCGAACACCGTCAAGGTGACGCTGGGCCCGAAGGGCCGCAACGTCGTCCTCGACAAGAAGTGGGGCGCCCCCACCATCACCAACGACGGCGTGACCATCGCCCGTGAGGTCGAGCTCGAGGATCCCTACGAGGACCTCGGTGCCCAGCTCACGAAGGAGGTCGCGACCAAGACCAACGACGTGGCCGGCGACGGCACCACCACCGCCACCATCCTCGCCCAGGCCCTCGTCCACGAAGGCCTGCGCAACGTCACCTCCGGTGCTGCTCCGGCGGCGCTGAAGCGCGGCATCGAGCAGGCCGTCCAGGCTCTGTCCGAGAAGCTCGGCCAGATCGCCCATCCGGTCGACGGCAAGGAGCAGATCGCCTCCGTGGCGTCCGTCTCCAGCCAGGACCGCGAGATCGGCGAGCTGCTCGCCGAGGCGTTCGACAAGGTCGGCAAGGACGGCGTCATCACCGTGGAGGAGTCCTCCACCACGGCGATGGAGCTGGACTTCACCGAGGGCATGCAGTTCGACAAGGGCTACATCTCCCCGCACTTCGTCACCGACGCGGACCGTCAGGAGGTCGTGCTCGAGGACGCCCAGGTGCTGCTGCACCAGGGCAAGATCTCGGCCGTGGCCGACATCCTGCCGCTGCTGGAGAAGGTCGTCGAGGGCGGCAAGCCGCTGTTCGTGATCGCCGAGGACATCGACGGCGAGGCACTGTCCACGCTGGTCGTCAACAAGATCCGCGGCGCCTTCAAGGGCGCGGCCGTGAAGGCTCCCGCGTTCGGCGATCGCCGCAAGGCGATGCTGCAGGACATCGCGGTGCTCACCGGTGCCCAGGTCGTCACCGCGGACCTCGGCCTGGATCTGAAGACCGTCGGTCCCGAGGTGCTCGGCCATGCCGGGCGCGTCGTCGCCACCAAGGACTCCACCACCATCGTGGGCGGCGCCGGTGACGATCAGGCCGTGGCAGATCGCGTCGCGCAGATCCGTGGCGAGATCGAGAACACCGAGTCCGACTGGGATCGTGAGAAGCTCCAGGAGCGCCTCGCGAAGCTGGCCGGCGGCGTGTCCGTGATCAAGGTCGGGGCTCACACCGAGGTGGAGCTCAAGGAGAAGAAGATGCGCATCGAGGACGCGGTCTCCGCGACTCGTGCGGCCATCGAGGAGGGCATCGTGGCCGGTGGCGGCAGCGCCATCGTCCAGGCGTCCTCCGTGCTCGACGGCGACCTCGGTCTGACCGGTGACGAGGCCGTGGGCGTGCGCGCCGTGGCCAGGGCGGTCGTCGAGCCGCTGCGCTGGATCGCCGAGAACGCCGGCGACGAGGGCTACGTGGTCGTCGAGAAGGTCAAGCAGTCCCCGGTCGGCACCGGCCTGGACGCCGCGACCGGCGAGTACGTCGACCTCGCCGCGGCCGGCATCATCGATCCGGTCAAGGTCACCCGGTCCGCGCTGCGCAACGCGGCGTCGATCGCCGGGATGGTCCTGACCACCGAGACCCTCGTGATCGAGAAGAAGGATGACGAGGACTGA